TATCCAGTTTGAATATTTCATGAGTACGAACGATTTTCTTTAAAGCATAAAGTACAAGAAGCATAATCAAACAAGCCAAAACAGAAAGAAAGTAATATCCATATCCTACAGCAATACCTAGACCAGCAACCGCCCAAATAGTGGCAGCAGTTGTTAATCCCATTACCATATCGGATTTGGTAATGAGAATCGCTCCAGCACCAAGAAAACCAACTCCACTAACGATTTGAGCAGGAATTCTAGCAAAATCAGTTGTTAAAATGGGTTGTAAATCAGGATTATCTAAACTAAGACGCATGATAAAAAAGGAAACTTCCATTTGGATGATGGTTAAAATACAAGAAGCAAGACAAACTAACATATTTGTTCGTAAACCAGCTGCTTGATGTGTACTTTCACGTTCGAAACCAATGGCACTTCC
The Jeotgalibaca sp. MA1X17-3 genome window above contains:
- a CDS encoding MgtC/SapB family protein, with product MYDLDYLEITFRLLIAALIGSAIGFERESTHQAAGLRTNMLVCLASCILTIIQMEVSFFIMRLSLDNPDLQPILTTDFARIPAQIVSGVGFLGAGAILITKSDMVMGLTTAATIWAVAGLGIAVGYGYYFLSVLACLIMLLVLYALKKIVRTHEIFKLDIVLQNRDAIQSFNKLFKENYLKTSGEDFKMERTADGYTYHVTYDVFIPPSFNRNDLIDEFLAVSESIIKISFRE